One genomic region from Asterias amurensis chromosome 7, ASM3211899v1 encodes:
- the LOC139940055 gene encoding 1-phosphatidylinositol 4,5-bisphosphate phosphodiesterase delta-4-like isoform X1: MNFLSKRSRKSKTERNGADADGNQVMQHLQAGTKFLKIRENSCKTYNRTFVLSDDGLVLEYHPSKKTASRYKIPVTDIHEIRTGHETDTFKNSKVKNKYKKENCFSLIVGAENHTINLVAGNRDEARLWVQGLGWAQKKAQNVDVKAKQASWIKEAFEKADRNQDGSVDFEECMKLLKKMNIKMDKSHAKVLFEKADVQTHTDAKGKTVTEALDADEFVNFYRLVTRRPELVKVFQEYSGEDDYWTVAEFVQFMHEEMKRLQVKPQWCKEIIDKYEPTQECRQRNILSFDGFQMFMKGPNGMLFNPHHGTVYQDMKQPFAHYFINSSHNTYLMKDQLRGPSSTEAYVRALQRGCRCVELDCWDGSDKEPVVYHGHTLTSKIKFRDAIEAIEKYAFKTSEYPLILSIENHCSIPQQKVMAKQLKSVFGDKLYLQDITEDQTALPSPDELKGKVIIKNKKLPPPVDAAAADDGDVSDEDEAAELESSDADIQAEIARKEKKVSKKGQISRLNGFSISGIEAKLKLAREISDLVNVCKSVHFKSFQHSKEHHKCNEMVSLGESKAFDLAKGSGQEMAEHNTRFLTRIYPAGRRTNSSNYNPMKMWTVGSQIVALNFQTPCEELSLNLGKFQQNGNCGFILKPVFLRKANMQFNPDSPGDQYTQKLTLRIISAQQLPKPSREVIDPYVEVTVLDVNAEYEDKTEVIENNGFNPEWNHIMEFEIKSPELAMLRFVVNDRDRLKDDFIAHYVIPIASMQLGYHHVPLFNMEGDDLEPATLFVHTLMSAP, from the exons ATGAACTTCCTTTCGAAGCGGAGCCGTAAAAGCAAGACAGAGAGGAATGGAGCTGATGCAGATG GGAACCAAGTAATGCAACACTTACAAGCAGGAACCAAGTTCCTTAAGATACGAGAGAACAGTTGCAAGACGTATAATCGGACGTTCGTCTTGAGCGATGATGGGCTGGTTCTGGAGTATCACCCATCAAAGAAGACAGCTTCTAGATATAAGA TACCTGTGACAGACATCCATGAGATACGCACAGGCCATGAGACGGACACCTTCAAGAACAGCAAAGTGAAAAACAAGTATAAGAAAGAGAATTGTTTCTCACTGATCGTGGGAGCAGAGAACCACACCATCAATTTAGTTGCTGGGAATCGAGATGAAGCAAGATTGTGGGTTCAAGGGCTCGGATGGGCACAGAAGAAAGCACAGAATGTTGACGTCAAAGCCAAACAGGCCTC TTGGATCAAGGAGGCATTTGAGAAGGCGGACCGTAACCAGGATGGGTCGGTAGACTTTGAGGAGTGCATGAAACTACTCAAGAAGATGAATATTAAGATGGATAAGAGCCACGCTAAGGTGTTATTTGAG aaagcAGATGTCCAGACCCACACCGATGCCAAAGGAAAAACTGTCACCGAAGCCTTAGATGCTGATGAGTTTGTCAATTTCTACCGATTGGTCACAAGGAGGCCGGAGCTTGTCAAAGTCTTCCAAGA ATATTCAGGGGAAGATGATTACTGGACCGTTGCggaatttgtgcaatttatgcaTGAAGAAATGAAG CGGTTACAGGTGAAACCTCAGTGGTGTAAAGAGATCATTGACAAGTATGAACCGACCCAGGAATGCAGACAACGTAATATTCTTAGCTTCGATG GTTTCCAGATGTTCATGAAGGGACCCAATGGCATGCTGTTTAATCCACATCATGGCACTGTATATCAAGATATGAAACAGCCTTTTGCACACTACTTTATCAACTCTTCACACAACAC TTATTTGATGAAAGATCAGTTGAGAGGACCCAGTAGTACCGAGGCCTATGTTCGTGCTTTACAAAGAGGCTGTAGATGTGTTGAAT TGGATTGTTGGGACGGCAGTGACAAGGAGCCTGTAGTTTACCACGGTCACACCCTTACTTCTAAAATCAAGTTTAGAGACGCTATTGAAGCTATTGAGAAATATGCCTTCAAGACATCAGA ATATCCATTGATCTTGTCTATTGAGAATCACTGCAGCATCCCACAGCAGAAAGTTATGGCTAAACAACTTAAGAGTGTCTTCGGAG ATAAACTCTACTTACAAGACATCACGGAAGACCAAACCGCTCTACCGTCCCCGGATGAATTAAAGGGCAAAGTAATCATTAAG AACAAGAAACTTCCTCCACCAGTGGATGCTGCAGCAGCAGATGATGGTGATGTCAGTGATGAAGATGAAGCGGCTGAATTGGAGTCTAGTGATGCTGATATCCAAGCAGAGATTGCTAGAAAAGAGAAGAAG GTCTCCAAAAAAGGACAG ATTTCCAGACTGAATGGTTTTTCCATCTCCGGGATTGAG GCTAAATTGAAGCTTGCCAGAGAGATCTCTGATCTTGTCAATGTTTGTAAGAGCGTTCACTTCAAGAGTTTCCAACACTCCAAGGAACATC ATAAGTGCAATGAGATGGTGTCACTCGGAGAGAGCAAGGCTTTTGACCTGGCTAAAGGTAGTGGTCAAGAAATGGCCGAACACAACACTCGCTTCTTGACCAGGATCTACCCTGCTGGCCGCAGGACAAACTCCTCTAATTACAACCCTATGAAGATGTGGACTGTAGGCTCACAGATCG TTGCCCTGAACTTCCAAACACCATGTGAGGAGCTTAGTCTGAATCTAGGAAAGTTCCAACAGAATGGCAATTGTGGATTCATTCTTAAACCAGTCTTCCTTCGCAAAG CCAACATGCAGTTCAACCCTGACAGCCCGGGGGACCAGTACACTCAGAAACTTACACTTAGG ATTATTAGTGCTCAACAGCTTCCCAAGCCATCTCGAGAGGTCATTGACCCCTATGTTGAGGTCACTGTTCTGGATGTAAATGCAGAATATGAAGATAAGACAGAAGTGATTGAGAATAACG GTTTCAACCCAGAATGGAATCACATCATGGAGTTCGAGATCAAATCTCCTGAGCTTGCCATGCTGCGATTTGTTGTCAACGATCGAGACAGATTGAAGGATGATTTCATTGCTCATTATGTCATCCCTATTGCCAGCATGCAACTCG GATACCATCATGTGCCACTGTTTAACATGGAAGGAGATGATTTGGAACCAGCTACGCTGTTTGTTCACACTCTGATGTCTGCTCCATAG
- the LOC139940055 gene encoding 1-phosphatidylinositol 4,5-bisphosphate phosphodiesterase delta-4-like isoform X2, whose product MNFLSKRSRKSKTERNGADADGNQVMQHLQAGTKFLKIRENSCKTYNRTFVLSDDGLVLEYHPSKKTASRYKIPVTDIHEIRTGHETDTFKNSKVKNKYKKENCFSLIVGAENHTINLVAGNRDEARLWVQGLGWAQKKAQNVDVKAKQASWIKEAFEKADRNQDGSVDFEECMKLLKKMNIKMDKSHAKVLFEKADVQTHTDAKGKTVTEALDADEFVNFYRLVTRRPELVKVFQEYSGEDDYWTVAEFVQFMHEEMKRLQVKPQWCKEIIDKYEPTQECRQRNILSFDGFQMFMKGPNGMLFNPHHGTVYQDMKQPFAHYFINSSHNTYLMKDQLRGPSSTEAYVRALQRGCRCVELDCWDGSDKEPVVYHGHTLTSKIKFRDAIEAIEKYAFKTSEYPLILSIENHCSIPQQKVMAKQLKSVFGDKLYLQDITEDQTALPSPDELKGKVIIKNKKLPPPVDAAAADDGDVSDEDEAAELESSDADIQAEIARKEKKVSKKGQAKLKLAREISDLVNVCKSVHFKSFQHSKEHHKCNEMVSLGESKAFDLAKGSGQEMAEHNTRFLTRIYPAGRRTNSSNYNPMKMWTVGSQIVALNFQTPCEELSLNLGKFQQNGNCGFILKPVFLRKANMQFNPDSPGDQYTQKLTLRIISAQQLPKPSREVIDPYVEVTVLDVNAEYEDKTEVIENNGFNPEWNHIMEFEIKSPELAMLRFVVNDRDRLKDDFIAHYVIPIASMQLGYHHVPLFNMEGDDLEPATLFVHTLMSAP is encoded by the exons ATGAACTTCCTTTCGAAGCGGAGCCGTAAAAGCAAGACAGAGAGGAATGGAGCTGATGCAGATG GGAACCAAGTAATGCAACACTTACAAGCAGGAACCAAGTTCCTTAAGATACGAGAGAACAGTTGCAAGACGTATAATCGGACGTTCGTCTTGAGCGATGATGGGCTGGTTCTGGAGTATCACCCATCAAAGAAGACAGCTTCTAGATATAAGA TACCTGTGACAGACATCCATGAGATACGCACAGGCCATGAGACGGACACCTTCAAGAACAGCAAAGTGAAAAACAAGTATAAGAAAGAGAATTGTTTCTCACTGATCGTGGGAGCAGAGAACCACACCATCAATTTAGTTGCTGGGAATCGAGATGAAGCAAGATTGTGGGTTCAAGGGCTCGGATGGGCACAGAAGAAAGCACAGAATGTTGACGTCAAAGCCAAACAGGCCTC TTGGATCAAGGAGGCATTTGAGAAGGCGGACCGTAACCAGGATGGGTCGGTAGACTTTGAGGAGTGCATGAAACTACTCAAGAAGATGAATATTAAGATGGATAAGAGCCACGCTAAGGTGTTATTTGAG aaagcAGATGTCCAGACCCACACCGATGCCAAAGGAAAAACTGTCACCGAAGCCTTAGATGCTGATGAGTTTGTCAATTTCTACCGATTGGTCACAAGGAGGCCGGAGCTTGTCAAAGTCTTCCAAGA ATATTCAGGGGAAGATGATTACTGGACCGTTGCggaatttgtgcaatttatgcaTGAAGAAATGAAG CGGTTACAGGTGAAACCTCAGTGGTGTAAAGAGATCATTGACAAGTATGAACCGACCCAGGAATGCAGACAACGTAATATTCTTAGCTTCGATG GTTTCCAGATGTTCATGAAGGGACCCAATGGCATGCTGTTTAATCCACATCATGGCACTGTATATCAAGATATGAAACAGCCTTTTGCACACTACTTTATCAACTCTTCACACAACAC TTATTTGATGAAAGATCAGTTGAGAGGACCCAGTAGTACCGAGGCCTATGTTCGTGCTTTACAAAGAGGCTGTAGATGTGTTGAAT TGGATTGTTGGGACGGCAGTGACAAGGAGCCTGTAGTTTACCACGGTCACACCCTTACTTCTAAAATCAAGTTTAGAGACGCTATTGAAGCTATTGAGAAATATGCCTTCAAGACATCAGA ATATCCATTGATCTTGTCTATTGAGAATCACTGCAGCATCCCACAGCAGAAAGTTATGGCTAAACAACTTAAGAGTGTCTTCGGAG ATAAACTCTACTTACAAGACATCACGGAAGACCAAACCGCTCTACCGTCCCCGGATGAATTAAAGGGCAAAGTAATCATTAAG AACAAGAAACTTCCTCCACCAGTGGATGCTGCAGCAGCAGATGATGGTGATGTCAGTGATGAAGATGAAGCGGCTGAATTGGAGTCTAGTGATGCTGATATCCAAGCAGAGATTGCTAGAAAAGAGAAGAAG GTCTCCAAAAAAGGACAG GCTAAATTGAAGCTTGCCAGAGAGATCTCTGATCTTGTCAATGTTTGTAAGAGCGTTCACTTCAAGAGTTTCCAACACTCCAAGGAACATC ATAAGTGCAATGAGATGGTGTCACTCGGAGAGAGCAAGGCTTTTGACCTGGCTAAAGGTAGTGGTCAAGAAATGGCCGAACACAACACTCGCTTCTTGACCAGGATCTACCCTGCTGGCCGCAGGACAAACTCCTCTAATTACAACCCTATGAAGATGTGGACTGTAGGCTCACAGATCG TTGCCCTGAACTTCCAAACACCATGTGAGGAGCTTAGTCTGAATCTAGGAAAGTTCCAACAGAATGGCAATTGTGGATTCATTCTTAAACCAGTCTTCCTTCGCAAAG CCAACATGCAGTTCAACCCTGACAGCCCGGGGGACCAGTACACTCAGAAACTTACACTTAGG ATTATTAGTGCTCAACAGCTTCCCAAGCCATCTCGAGAGGTCATTGACCCCTATGTTGAGGTCACTGTTCTGGATGTAAATGCAGAATATGAAGATAAGACAGAAGTGATTGAGAATAACG GTTTCAACCCAGAATGGAATCACATCATGGAGTTCGAGATCAAATCTCCTGAGCTTGCCATGCTGCGATTTGTTGTCAACGATCGAGACAGATTGAAGGATGATTTCATTGCTCATTATGTCATCCCTATTGCCAGCATGCAACTCG GATACCATCATGTGCCACTGTTTAACATGGAAGGAGATGATTTGGAACCAGCTACGCTGTTTGTTCACACTCTGATGTCTGCTCCATAG
- the LOC139940055 gene encoding 1-phosphatidylinositol 4,5-bisphosphate phosphodiesterase delta-4-like isoform X3 — protein MNFLSKRSRKSKTERNGADADGNQVMQHLQAGTKFLKIRENSCKTYNRTFVLSDDGLVLEYHPSKKTASRYKIPVTDIHEIRTGHETDTFKNSKVKNKYKKENCFSLIVGAENHTINLVAGNRDEARLWVQGLGWAQKKAQNVDVKAKQASWIKEAFEKADRNQDGSVDFEECMKLLKKMNIKMDKSHAKVLFEKADVQTHTDAKGKTVTEALDADEFVNFYRLVTRRPELVKVFQEYSGEDDYWTVAEFVQFMHEEMKRLQVKPQWCKEIIDKYEPTQECRQRNILSFDGFQMFMKGPNGMLFNPHHGTVYQDMKQPFAHYFINSSHNTYLMKDQLRGPSSTEAYVRALQRGCRCVELDCWDGSDKEPVVYHGHTLTSKIKFRDAIEAIEKYAFKTSEYPLILSIENHCSIPQQKVMAKQLKSVFGDKLYLQDITEDQTALPSPDELKGKVIIKNKKLPPPVDAAAADDGDVSDEDEAAELESSDADIQAEIARKEKKAKLKLAREISDLVNVCKSVHFKSFQHSKEHHKCNEMVSLGESKAFDLAKGSGQEMAEHNTRFLTRIYPAGRRTNSSNYNPMKMWTVGSQIVALNFQTPCEELSLNLGKFQQNGNCGFILKPVFLRKANMQFNPDSPGDQYTQKLTLRIISAQQLPKPSREVIDPYVEVTVLDVNAEYEDKTEVIENNGFNPEWNHIMEFEIKSPELAMLRFVVNDRDRLKDDFIAHYVIPIASMQLGYHHVPLFNMEGDDLEPATLFVHTLMSAP, from the exons ATGAACTTCCTTTCGAAGCGGAGCCGTAAAAGCAAGACAGAGAGGAATGGAGCTGATGCAGATG GGAACCAAGTAATGCAACACTTACAAGCAGGAACCAAGTTCCTTAAGATACGAGAGAACAGTTGCAAGACGTATAATCGGACGTTCGTCTTGAGCGATGATGGGCTGGTTCTGGAGTATCACCCATCAAAGAAGACAGCTTCTAGATATAAGA TACCTGTGACAGACATCCATGAGATACGCACAGGCCATGAGACGGACACCTTCAAGAACAGCAAAGTGAAAAACAAGTATAAGAAAGAGAATTGTTTCTCACTGATCGTGGGAGCAGAGAACCACACCATCAATTTAGTTGCTGGGAATCGAGATGAAGCAAGATTGTGGGTTCAAGGGCTCGGATGGGCACAGAAGAAAGCACAGAATGTTGACGTCAAAGCCAAACAGGCCTC TTGGATCAAGGAGGCATTTGAGAAGGCGGACCGTAACCAGGATGGGTCGGTAGACTTTGAGGAGTGCATGAAACTACTCAAGAAGATGAATATTAAGATGGATAAGAGCCACGCTAAGGTGTTATTTGAG aaagcAGATGTCCAGACCCACACCGATGCCAAAGGAAAAACTGTCACCGAAGCCTTAGATGCTGATGAGTTTGTCAATTTCTACCGATTGGTCACAAGGAGGCCGGAGCTTGTCAAAGTCTTCCAAGA ATATTCAGGGGAAGATGATTACTGGACCGTTGCggaatttgtgcaatttatgcaTGAAGAAATGAAG CGGTTACAGGTGAAACCTCAGTGGTGTAAAGAGATCATTGACAAGTATGAACCGACCCAGGAATGCAGACAACGTAATATTCTTAGCTTCGATG GTTTCCAGATGTTCATGAAGGGACCCAATGGCATGCTGTTTAATCCACATCATGGCACTGTATATCAAGATATGAAACAGCCTTTTGCACACTACTTTATCAACTCTTCACACAACAC TTATTTGATGAAAGATCAGTTGAGAGGACCCAGTAGTACCGAGGCCTATGTTCGTGCTTTACAAAGAGGCTGTAGATGTGTTGAAT TGGATTGTTGGGACGGCAGTGACAAGGAGCCTGTAGTTTACCACGGTCACACCCTTACTTCTAAAATCAAGTTTAGAGACGCTATTGAAGCTATTGAGAAATATGCCTTCAAGACATCAGA ATATCCATTGATCTTGTCTATTGAGAATCACTGCAGCATCCCACAGCAGAAAGTTATGGCTAAACAACTTAAGAGTGTCTTCGGAG ATAAACTCTACTTACAAGACATCACGGAAGACCAAACCGCTCTACCGTCCCCGGATGAATTAAAGGGCAAAGTAATCATTAAG AACAAGAAACTTCCTCCACCAGTGGATGCTGCAGCAGCAGATGATGGTGATGTCAGTGATGAAGATGAAGCGGCTGAATTGGAGTCTAGTGATGCTGATATCCAAGCAGAGATTGCTAGAAAAGAGAAGAAG GCTAAATTGAAGCTTGCCAGAGAGATCTCTGATCTTGTCAATGTTTGTAAGAGCGTTCACTTCAAGAGTTTCCAACACTCCAAGGAACATC ATAAGTGCAATGAGATGGTGTCACTCGGAGAGAGCAAGGCTTTTGACCTGGCTAAAGGTAGTGGTCAAGAAATGGCCGAACACAACACTCGCTTCTTGACCAGGATCTACCCTGCTGGCCGCAGGACAAACTCCTCTAATTACAACCCTATGAAGATGTGGACTGTAGGCTCACAGATCG TTGCCCTGAACTTCCAAACACCATGTGAGGAGCTTAGTCTGAATCTAGGAAAGTTCCAACAGAATGGCAATTGTGGATTCATTCTTAAACCAGTCTTCCTTCGCAAAG CCAACATGCAGTTCAACCCTGACAGCCCGGGGGACCAGTACACTCAGAAACTTACACTTAGG ATTATTAGTGCTCAACAGCTTCCCAAGCCATCTCGAGAGGTCATTGACCCCTATGTTGAGGTCACTGTTCTGGATGTAAATGCAGAATATGAAGATAAGACAGAAGTGATTGAGAATAACG GTTTCAACCCAGAATGGAATCACATCATGGAGTTCGAGATCAAATCTCCTGAGCTTGCCATGCTGCGATTTGTTGTCAACGATCGAGACAGATTGAAGGATGATTTCATTGCTCATTATGTCATCCCTATTGCCAGCATGCAACTCG GATACCATCATGTGCCACTGTTTAACATGGAAGGAGATGATTTGGAACCAGCTACGCTGTTTGTTCACACTCTGATGTCTGCTCCATAG